In a single window of the Photobacterium profundum SS9 genome:
- a CDS encoding DUF3653 domain-containing protein, giving the protein MSESWIGGRVAKENLISPSGLRISSNKL; this is encoded by the coding sequence ATAAGCGAAAGCTGGATAGGGGGGAGAGTAGCCAAAGAAAATCTAATTTCACCAAGTGGATTAAGGATATCTTCAAATAAATTATAG
- a CDS encoding RES family NAD+ phosphorylase → MGLDVIKGHRLINTKYPAITLFDDVASPEEFEILYAIQAMTNPRLRDEVGDISLISPSDIPFHCERGRSYAIAPFTHINPDGGRFNDGFFGALYIASNDQTAALEVKYHQQKYWSNIERLEYDRFLFRGLIIAHNPTPIHIVEPDNTAVLDLNCYAASQQLARNLKKDGYQAVQYPSVRSPGGVCWALFTPKPVYDVVQTYLLEMIWDGRQIAEVNKVKNIAT, encoded by the coding sequence ATGGGGCTAGATGTAATCAAAGGGCATCGCCTGATTAATACCAAATATCCTGCCATTACCTTATTCGATGACGTAGCCAGCCCTGAAGAATTCGAAATTCTCTATGCAATCCAAGCGATGACCAATCCCCGATTACGTGATGAAGTCGGAGATATTTCTTTAATTAGCCCGTCAGACATCCCTTTCCACTGTGAGCGCGGTAGAAGCTATGCGATTGCTCCGTTTACGCACATTAATCCAGATGGGGGTCGCTTCAATGACGGTTTTTTTGGCGCATTATATATTGCCTCAAATGATCAGACAGCCGCATTAGAGGTTAAATACCACCAGCAAAAATATTGGTCAAACATTGAGAGATTAGAATATGACCGCTTCTTGTTTCGTGGGCTTATCATTGCTCATAACCCCACTCCAATCCATATAGTAGAACCAGACAATACAGCCGTCCTGGATCTTAATTGCTATGCAGCATCTCAACAGCTCGCCCGTAACTTGAAGAAAGATGGTTATCAAGCCGTACAGTATCCATCAGTACGTTCACCTGGCGGTGTATGCTGGGCACTATTCACGCCTAAGCCTGTTTATGACGTAGTACAAACTTATCTTCTTGAAATGATTTGGGATGGTAGGCAAATAGCGGAAGTCAATAAGGTCAAAAATATAGCTACCTAA
- a CDS encoding GNAT family N-acetyltransferase, translated as MFVRKAMKSEMDSIYLMGYDVWGDDFNIETYLNGCRNNKKYVLGEWYVLVVDGLAVSSLIVYHDQFKLAESNFGIGSLSTSSDFRKNGYAKVLINLVVTQIFTTTEAKVIFLHSDIGQQFYEQLGFKCIANTSECMYKKKSIDVELRGIPSYF; from the coding sequence ATGTTTGTACGGAAAGCTATGAAGTCTGAGATGGATAGCATTTACCTAATGGGATATGACGTTTGGGGTGATGATTTTAATATCGAAACCTACCTTAATGGGTGTAGAAATAATAAGAAATATGTCTTAGGTGAGTGGTACGTTTTGGTTGTCGATGGTTTAGCTGTTAGCTCTTTAATTGTTTATCACGATCAATTTAAGCTTGCTGAGAGTAATTTTGGTATTGGTTCTCTTTCAACAAGCTCTGATTTTCGAAAAAATGGGTACGCAAAAGTTCTAATCAATTTAGTTGTGACTCAAATTTTCACTACAACAGAAGCTAAAGTAATCTTTCTTCACAGTGATATTGGGCAACAGTTTTACGAGCAACTTGGTTTTAAGTGTATTGCTAATACTAGTGAATGTATGTACAAAAAGAAATCAATCGATGTTGAGTTACGTGGAATACCATCTTACTTTTAG
- a CDS encoding GrpB family protein, with protein sequence MKFYSAEQYQASSEELFLRYEREIQKLLPNARVEHVGASSIPSAVSKGDLDIFVGVDAHELENAAQLLMVLGFQEKVDTLRTSELCMLESTSVDDVALQIVANGSEFECFLVFRDKLRANVSLVQKYDDLKMSCEGLSQEEYRRKKSAFVEHVLALV encoded by the coding sequence ATGAAATTTTACAGTGCTGAACAATATCAAGCGTCTAGTGAAGAATTGTTTCTTCGATACGAGCGTGAAATACAAAAACTGCTTCCTAATGCTAGAGTTGAGCATGTCGGTGCGTCTTCAATTCCGAGTGCTGTATCTAAAGGTGATCTGGATATATTTGTAGGTGTAGACGCTCACGAATTAGAGAATGCAGCCCAGTTGCTTATGGTGTTAGGCTTCCAAGAAAAAGTCGACACGTTAAGAACTTCAGAACTTTGTATGTTGGAATCAACGTCAGTTGATGATGTCGCACTTCAAATTGTAGCCAATGGTTCAGAGTTTGAATGCTTCTTGGTGTTTCGCGATAAATTGCGAGCGAATGTCTCACTTGTCCAGAAGTATGATGACCTCAAAATGTCTTGTGAAGGTTTGTCTCAAGAAGAGTATCGTCGAAAGAAATCAGCCTTTGTAGAGCACGTTTTGGCACTGGTATAA
- a CDS encoding LysR family transcriptional regulator, translating into MLSLKKVTALDLNLLVCLYVLLEECSVTHAARRLHLSQSAVSKKLTRLRELLNDPLFIRASHGMKPTPRALELLPTLEKLLCDAEDFIAPVVFEPYASNRRFKIALEETVYTLLLPKFINDLFTKAPNITLDTQSWWKPNTFEKLKNGELDFGIFGQDLKDKDASLTFKQSKGIYSHELCSDSQLCIVRKNHPLLCGSNREWDQSYYLEQRHIQVRSGLDDHFFLDNILADKGLSRDIAIYVSDINSAVNLCAHTDFVLTAPSYFANNLVTKLDLVVLPLPIELPFYHILVILGTASRKRS; encoded by the coding sequence ATGCTTTCTTTAAAAAAAGTTACAGCTCTTGATCTCAATCTTTTAGTTTGTCTTTATGTATTGCTTGAAGAGTGCAGTGTTACTCATGCCGCTAGGCGACTTCATTTGAGCCAATCCGCAGTTAGTAAAAAATTAACGAGATTACGAGAACTGCTTAATGATCCACTTTTTATTCGTGCCTCTCACGGAATGAAACCTACGCCACGTGCACTTGAACTCTTACCTACACTAGAAAAGCTCTTATGCGACGCTGAGGATTTTATTGCTCCTGTCGTTTTCGAACCGTATGCCAGCAATCGTCGTTTTAAAATAGCTCTAGAAGAGACAGTATATACATTACTTTTACCGAAATTTATTAATGATCTCTTTACTAAAGCGCCAAATATTACTTTAGATACTCAATCTTGGTGGAAACCAAATACTTTCGAAAAATTAAAAAATGGAGAACTTGACTTTGGTATCTTCGGTCAAGATCTTAAAGATAAAGATGCGAGTCTGACTTTTAAACAATCTAAAGGTATTTATTCTCATGAATTATGTAGTGATAGTCAGTTGTGTATAGTTCGGAAAAACCATCCACTTTTATGTGGAAGTAATAGAGAATGGGATCAATCTTATTACTTAGAACAACGGCACATACAAGTACGCAGCGGACTAGATGATCATTTTTTTCTGGACAATATATTAGCTGATAAAGGTTTAAGTCGTGATATAGCAATTTATGTATCGGATATTAATAGTGCAGTAAACTTGTGTGCTCACACTGACTTTGTGCTTACAGCACCAAGTTATTTTGCTAATAATCTCGTGACCAAACTTGATTTAGTTGTATTACCGCTACCGATTGAACTTCCCTTCTATCACATACTCGTTATTTTGGGGACAGCATCAAGAAAAAGATCCTAG
- a CDS encoding IS4-like element ISPpr4 family transposase translates to MTMTLFEQHQLPCILESRLSKRYQTLIMEHMTVNSSNAPGVKSLRHHTQSWASTQATWRFYHNEDVTFPMLSGPMLGLARSGVKESQSRYVLMAHDWCHINFAKHHSKLDKTKMSHALDVGYELQASLLVDANTGAPIAPAGLNLLTSNGIYQCRSQELQPKQSHLDSLFDSIHWQEQLDLDKPLVHVVDREADSAKDLRRLGSVHWLTRTKKGSTFRHEGQFKTAEIISRTISPDLKGVISLRGKEGYLFVGETTVELHRKSEKLASAAPTCRFVMSLVTDDEGKELARWYLLSNVLDVDATEIATWYCHRWNIESWFKLLKSDGHQLEKWQQTTAESILKRLITASVATTLIFKLYSDSSDEANEFKGFLVKLSGRLTKRTKPVTQPSLLAGLWVFLQMCEVLDTYTMDEINAMRQIASSFFAQSV, encoded by the coding sequence TTGACGATGACTCTTTTTGAACAACATCAATTACCCTGTATCCTTGAATCAAGATTATCTAAGCGTTATCAGACCCTTATAATGGAACACATGACAGTTAATTCTAGCAATGCACCAGGTGTAAAATCTCTTCGCCACCACACACAATCATGGGCATCGACACAAGCAACATGGCGTTTTTATCATAATGAGGATGTGACTTTTCCTATGCTAAGTGGCCCGATGCTGGGTCTTGCTCGTTCTGGTGTGAAAGAAAGTCAAAGTCGATATGTATTAATGGCTCATGATTGGTGCCATATCAATTTCGCTAAACATCATAGTAAGTTAGATAAAACTAAGATGTCACACGCTCTCGATGTTGGCTACGAACTGCAAGCGTCTTTATTGGTAGACGCAAATACTGGCGCACCCATTGCTCCAGCAGGTCTTAACTTACTGACAAGCAACGGTATTTATCAATGCCGAAGCCAAGAGTTACAACCCAAGCAAAGTCACCTAGATTCACTCTTTGACAGCATTCATTGGCAAGAACAATTAGATTTAGACAAGCCCCTGGTGCATGTTGTTGATAGAGAAGCAGATTCAGCGAAAGACTTAAGACGTTTAGGCTCAGTTCACTGGCTAACTCGAACTAAAAAAGGCTCAACGTTCCGTCACGAAGGTCAGTTTAAAACGGCTGAAATCATCAGTCGAACAATCTCCCCAGACTTGAAAGGTGTTATTTCTCTTCGAGGTAAAGAGGGCTATTTGTTTGTTGGTGAAACGACTGTTGAGTTACACCGGAAATCAGAAAAGCTCGCGTCAGCGGCGCCCACCTGTCGCTTTGTTATGAGCCTAGTCACGGATGATGAAGGTAAAGAGCTAGCAAGATGGTATCTGCTGTCTAACGTGTTGGATGTTGATGCAACAGAGATCGCAACGTGGTATTGCCATCGCTGGAATATTGAATCTTGGTTTAAGTTATTGAAGTCAGATGGTCATCAGTTAGAAAAATGGCAGCAAACTACTGCGGAGTCAATATTAAAGCGTCTGATCACAGCCAGTGTTGCAACGACGTTGATATTTAAGCTTTATTCGGACAGCTCGGATGAAGCTAATGAATTTAAAGGTTTTTTGGTTAAGCTGAGTGGTCGTTTAACTAAGCGAACAAAGCCTGTCACTCAGCCATCACTGCTTGCGGGACTATGGGTTTTCCTACAAATGTGTGAAGTACTAGATACCTACACCATGGATGAGATAAACGCGATGAGGCAAATAGCCAGTTCGTTTTTTGCTCAATCTGTGTAG
- a CDS encoding DUF6506 family protein translates to MSTIFKAAFIFVAPAADPSRDYSWVRTEEVHVKTIAVSNYKQACKLIDLLVEEGIKAVELCGGFGHQGVADVVKAANERLHVGVVRFDKHPCLDFSSGDELF, encoded by the coding sequence ATGTCGACTATCTTTAAAGCCGCTTTTATTTTCGTAGCACCCGCAGCTGATCCCTCTCGTGATTATTCTTGGGTACGTACCGAAGAAGTACACGTAAAAACCATTGCCGTTTCAAATTATAAGCAAGCTTGTAAGCTAATTGACTTATTAGTCGAAGAAGGTATTAAAGCGGTTGAACTCTGTGGAGGGTTTGGTCATCAAGGGGTCGCAGATGTAGTAAAGGCAGCCAATGAGCGATTACATGTGGGTGTTGTACGCTTTGATAAACATCCTTGTTTAGACTTCTCCAGCGGTGATGAGTTATTCTGA
- a CDS encoding DUF6597 domain-containing transcriptional factor encodes MYTRQIKPAHQLSPYIAHFWLWDQNHTFALPDMLPGTGVEMLFNFGDALIIQTNQQSRLRSNDCIVICPRKSLIQIQPTGITKTLSIRFRSAGFFTLFGLPLTELSDQISSTSHLLPSNLLIQLVESKSDIAKVTLLEQWLLQQMVKIKNQDSALQWAIDKIYYQYHNDSINEVKNQLKCSERTFQRKFKIFTGVDAKYFERTARFQSALKTLLAAHSNQYITVAFDHGYYDQPHFIKDFKYYTQATPSEYLTERNFSLNYYTTT; translated from the coding sequence ATGTATACACGACAAATTAAACCTGCCCATCAGTTGAGCCCATATATCGCACACTTTTGGCTTTGGGATCAAAATCATACCTTTGCGCTCCCTGATATGCTGCCCGGTACCGGGGTTGAAATGCTGTTCAACTTCGGGGATGCGTTAATAATACAAACTAATCAACAATCACGACTCCGTTCTAATGACTGTATCGTGATCTGCCCACGTAAATCACTTATTCAGATTCAACCAACGGGTATAACAAAAACACTCTCAATACGTTTTCGCTCAGCTGGATTTTTCACCCTATTTGGATTGCCTTTAACTGAACTATCAGATCAAATTTCCTCGACAAGTCACTTATTACCCTCTAACTTGCTAATACAGCTTGTTGAATCGAAAAGCGATATTGCGAAGGTTACCTTGCTAGAACAATGGCTACTACAACAAATGGTTAAGATCAAAAATCAAGACTCAGCACTACAATGGGCCATCGATAAGATTTACTACCAGTATCACAATGACAGCATTAATGAAGTCAAAAACCAGTTAAAATGTAGTGAGAGAACATTTCAACGAAAATTCAAAATATTTACGGGAGTAGATGCAAAGTACTTTGAGCGAACCGCACGATTTCAATCGGCACTAAAAACGCTGTTAGCGGCTCATTCAAACCAATATATAACAGTTGCATTCGATCATGGTTACTATGATCAACCGCATTTTATTAAAGACTTTAAATATTATACTCAGGCGACACCAAGTGAATATCTGACTGAAAGGAATTTTTCTTTAAACTACTACACAACAACGTAA
- the tnpA gene encoding IS200/IS605-like element ISPpr13 family transposase — MDYRYGSHTVFKIQYHFVFVTKYRYQVLTGDVGLKARELIRQTCHAFEIDILKGVISKDHVHLLVSAPPNMAPSEIMRRIKGRTSAKLFESYPDLKKKYWGRHFWARGYFCVTSGDLTEEMIKEYLDHHFEPKAEDNFRTEG; from the coding sequence ATGGATTATAGATATGGAAGTCATACAGTCTTCAAAATTCAGTACCATTTCGTTTTTGTAACGAAGTATCGTTATCAAGTTTTGACTGGTGATGTTGGCTTGAAAGCTCGAGAGCTAATCAGGCAAACATGTCATGCTTTTGAGATTGATATTTTGAAGGGGGTAATCAGTAAAGATCATGTTCACTTGTTAGTTTCTGCACCACCCAATATGGCACCTAGCGAAATAATGCGAAGGATTAAAGGCCGTACATCGGCTAAGTTGTTCGAGAGTTATCCTGATTTAAAGAAGAAATACTGGGGACGTCATTTTTGGGCTAGAGGCTACTTTTGTGTGACATCTGGTGACCTAACGGAAGAAATGATAAAGGAATACCTTGATCATCACTTTGAGCCCAAGGCTGAAGATAACTTCAGGACAGAAGGCTAA
- a CDS encoding N-acetylmuramoyl-L-alanine amidase, producing the protein MKTIALIIGHSAKRGGAANKNHGINEFQFNEPLAHCVAEKLMLYGFEPIIVYRDSSYSKLPKKVNQTGADIAVSFHCNAFNDKSNGSETLYYKHSLTGLILAASIQKEVVQCLGLKNRGLKPCVASYKGKAGNRGGLLLQKTSMPCVIVEPFFIDSDSSLELAQERFEDLAKAYALGIKNFFSGDV; encoded by the coding sequence ATGAAAACTATTGCTTTAATCATTGGCCACTCTGCTAAAAGAGGCGGAGCAGCAAACAAAAATCACGGTATCAATGAGTTTCAATTTAACGAGCCGCTTGCTCATTGCGTTGCTGAAAAGCTCATGCTGTACGGATTCGAGCCGATTATTGTTTATCGTGACTCTTCTTACTCAAAATTGCCTAAGAAGGTAAACCAAACGGGTGCAGACATCGCGGTATCTTTCCACTGTAATGCCTTCAATGATAAATCGAATGGGTCAGAGACGCTTTATTACAAGCACAGTTTAACTGGGCTTATTCTTGCTGCATCAATACAGAAAGAAGTGGTTCAGTGCCTTGGATTAAAAAATCGAGGATTAAAGCCTTGCGTGGCATCTTACAAAGGTAAAGCGGGTAACCGTGGTGGCTTACTTCTCCAGAAAACCTCAATGCCATGTGTAATCGTCGAGCCGTTCTTTATTGATAGTGATAGTTCGCTTGAGTTAGCACAAGAGAGATTTGAAGACCTGGCCAAAGCGTACGCCTTAGGCATTAAAAACTTCTTCAGTGGTGACGTATGA
- a CDS encoding YcxB family protein: protein MSKDFGFTTEYTLDKTFFAECYDQTSRPAKFPKAYLKGILFLLFGVVLLIFELLPSGYVGWFFIVLSIIEALSVYFKRTWWLWRQTFSRSSGSRVVFQVDSNGVSYKSGKNTRSIAWSEIDQLKQSDLGFILHMGKQRQYVSKSCLNDEVIAFIVDQHAVSKMN, encoded by the coding sequence ATGTCTAAAGATTTTGGTTTCACCACAGAATACACCCTCGACAAGACCTTTTTTGCAGAGTGTTATGATCAAACTAGCCGTCCTGCTAAATTTCCAAAAGCCTATTTAAAAGGAATACTTTTTCTTCTTTTTGGTGTGGTTTTATTAATATTTGAGCTATTACCCAGCGGTTACGTTGGTTGGTTCTTTATTGTTTTGAGTATTATTGAGGCGTTAAGTGTTTATTTTAAGAGAACCTGGTGGTTATGGCGACAAACATTCAGCAGGAGCTCTGGCAGCAGAGTGGTATTTCAGGTTGACTCTAACGGTGTGAGTTATAAAAGCGGTAAAAACACCCGTAGCATCGCCTGGAGTGAAATCGACCAACTTAAACAAAGCGATTTAGGGTTTATCCTTCATATGGGTAAACAGCGCCAATATGTCAGTAAATCTTGCTTAAATGATGAAGTGATCGCGTTCATTGTAGATCAGCACGCAGTATCAAAAATGAACTAA